A stretch of DNA from Anopheles ziemanni chromosome 3, idAnoZiCoDA_A2_x.2, whole genome shotgun sequence:
TGTTTGTGAGTGAAGCTACTTTGACAACGGTGTAATTGTATTTATGAGtgattgtgattttttttattggatcATTTCAGAGCTCTTTCAAAGGACACATTGACATAAACTACTCGGAGTCGGACGATCGGTTGCACAAATACAGCTCCCTGAAGATCATCAATCCCATGGCGAACTATACCGGAAACTACACCTGTCAGGTCCAAACGTACGCCGGTCTCGACACCAAGACGGCCCATCTGAACATCATCGTCCCCGAGACCGACTTTTCGTTGGGCTACCAGCGGGAAACCAATGGCAGCACGGTGGTGTTCTGCAATGTTGGAGAAATATATCCCCTGCCGGATGTTTCCTTGTTGTAAGTATGAAAATGACGGGATTGCTCTGAACATAGAAGCATAAAGATTTATTCCACTATTTGGATAATTTTTCAGCAATAGAACGGCATCTTAAAGGCCCTTCGTAATGAAAACTTTGCGTTGCGAAATAGCTTATTCTATTGTTTGAATCATTTCAGGATCGATGAACAAAAGGTATCGGACGTCGTTGTGAGCGAACAGGTTCAGGATTATACCGGTTACTACAACGTTAGTGTGCAGTACATACTGCCGGATCAGAACAAGAATATGGACATCGAGTGCGTGGTGACGATACCGACGACCGACTATAAGCTACAAACCAGTATGCCTTACGTTGGTAAGTCCGGCTCGAACTTTCACGTGTTTGATCATTTTCTGATTCCAATCCAAAATATTTCTTTCGCTTAGGTGGGGCCTTCCGTGTGAATGCGGCCATGCTCCAAGTGTTCGTGTTCACCATTACCACTGCAGTATTTGCGCGAATGCTGAGCATGTTCTAATAATGGCAGATAGAAGAAAGGCGCCGCTAGCCCTCTCTGGGACCCACCTTAAAGAATGCCTTTTAGCGTCAAGTAGATGAAACGTTTAGCCTAAATTTGTCTTCCCGTTACTTTCTCCCAAGCGATGCTACGACAGCGAGGACTGTTGCCATGTTGTTTTTCGCTCCTTGCAAGATCAACTGTTTACACTGTTCCATCTCATGGTACCGTCTAAGGATTGGCGATCCGTTCACGTCATGGGTCGTTTTGGTGATTTTTGCTTCTTATTGCGCTTATAGTATGTTTCGTCAAACGAAAAGCTGTGTGCCTTGGGCCGGTTGTTTTAGCACAACGAGATCCCGGAATGGAAGCGTGAATGCATGATTCAAATGTAAATGTATTTaaagtatatttttaaaaagtttaaattattaacCTCTGTGGCACAAAACGGAACGTGGCCAAAAGAGCTATGTGAGCGGGAAAACCATTTGTTACAGCATAATTACGGTGAAATCTGGAATATAGGAATTAAGGAGAAAACCGTGTCATCGATCGGACTAGGTGTAAACGAATGCGACAGTACTGCGCTCGTGATGACAGATTGTGTTTGTAGTTAAATCTATTATCGTAATTACGACAGTGCGATGATAATTTTGTTGTACATTACATGTTACCGATTACAATAAACTAATCTATAACGAGACAAGAGTCAtaaatttgtatttatttctcaGCCTATATATACCGCCTCAGCAATCCTCAGCGCCTTTGTCCcctactaggcgcctccattatgaAAGGCTATGCGTTGTATAacgtaatttttttattaatatacAGTGCGATGCAAATGTTTGGCCGCATTTATAAACTTTGTCGTGATCGTAACAGTTCGGTGCAACAAATCAAATATTATATGCATGCAGTAGTGAGATCCGTTGCCTTGCTTACACACACTAATAACAGTTTTCTAGCGTTGTTTACTTGGTAGTAGAATTATGATCATATTTCCTGCTTTAGTTGCTTTGCAATCGTTTAGACGCAGTCATTTTTATTGAGATTTTCTTTGAAAGCTCGCAAGATGGCTGAATATGTTATGCTTTTATATACCTCACCTGGTATTTATGTTGTATGCTGTGTTTCCTGGATTTCGcaaaaacagttaatttgTCATGGTATGGGAAAGGCAAAACGCTTGAACGAGCTGCAGAATATCCAAATCCAAGTTTTGGTGGATACTGGTCTCAGTAATTGTGATTTTGCCCTGAAAATCAATAGATCTGAAAATGCTGTTTGGAATTATCTAAACAATCCGTAGCAGTATGGGATTAAGAAGCGAACAAAAGGGAATTGAACGAAACTAAAAGTTCAGGAAAAAGGACAAATTCGAGAGGAAACTACCAACAACCACATGAGTGGTCGCCAGATTATTGTCGAACTCGATCTTGCAGTGCACAAAAGTATCGTTGGTGGCGTTCTGAATGTGTGTCTAAACATGAAatggacaaaacaaaaacctagaGTTACGCCAAAGCacaaattaaaccaaataTGTCTTAGGACTGACAGCCTTCGatctcgtggtggtggtgtcctCATCGCCTGTTCGTCCAATTACGTATCCTCATTGGTGCTGCACTCGTTCAACTCACTCGAACTCCTGTGGGTGCGTTTAAAGCTTGGGCGATCCTCGCTTTACGTTGGGGTTGTTTATATCCCCCCCACCATCAGATCCTCAGAAGCCGTTTGGGATGATCTGAATAGCTGCATCGAGCATATCCAAGCAACGATGGTAGATCGCgatatgctgctgctgttcggtGATTTTAACTGCCCATCACTAGGCTGGCGCATTGCCCCATCCTCACCGACCTCCTACGTACCGCA
This window harbors:
- the LOC131288811 gene encoding uncharacterized protein LOC131288811; translated protein: MDKQRGLIFVTGLTLLFLQVATCLQISDLRVPASFIVNRENSESNPLILGCDYEVDESETKGFVLKWKHNDLTIYQWIPTRNPVVFSSFKGHIDINYSESDDRLHKYSSLKIINPMANYTGNYTCQVQTYAGLDTKTAHLNIIVPETDFSLGYQRETNGSTVVFCNVGEIYPLPDVSLLIDEQKVSDVVVSEQVQDYTGYYNVSVQYILPDQNKNMDIECVVTIPTTDYKLQTSMPYVGGAFRVNAAMLQVFVFTITTAVFARMLSMF